The genomic region GGATCCATACTATACCGTACTTTTTGGAAAACGGATTCCATAGCGATTCGTGTTTCGGTATCACTAAACGTATAGGACGAGAAGTCTTTTTTTAGTTGATTCAGATCATGAGCATACAATTCCTGTATACGGATAAAATTACTCGGATCGCTCACATCCATCGCATTCGAAACGGTACTGATAGTCGCTTTGGGTTGGTAAATCCCATTATCCAGATAGCGCGGAACGGTGTCGTTGGCATTGGTGGCGGCAATAAAATGGGCGATCGGTAAGCCGAGTTTTTTGGCCAGCATTCCGGCACCGATGTTACCAAAGTTACCACTCGGACAGGATACATAGAGCGGTTTTCCGGTTTTCTGGAGGATTTTATAGGCAAAGAAAAAATAACACATTTGCGGTAGCCAACGTGCTACGTTGATCGAATTGGCCGAGGTTAGGTTTTTGGTTTTCAGATCACTATCCTGAAATGCTTTTTTAACCATCGCCTGGCAATCGTCAAACGAACCCTGAACTTCCAGCGCGCGGATGTTTTGTCCTAAAGTGGTTAATTGGGCTTCCTGTATAGCACTGACTTTTCCTTTGGGATAGAGTACGACCACATCGACATTTTTTATGCCCAGAAAACCATTGGCTACGGCGCCACCGGTATCACCCGAAGTAGCGACAAGAACAGTTGTTTTTCGGTCGTTTTCCCGATTAAAATAGGCGAGACAACGCGACATAAAACGGGCGCCAACATCTTTAAAAGCGAGTGTCGGCCCGTGGAAAAGTTCCAGAGTATAGATGTCTTGTTCTATCGGAACCACAGGAAAGTCAAACGAGAAGGTTTCGTTGATTATCTGTTGTAATTCCTTTTCCGGAATGGCATCCCCAATAAAAGGCGCCAGAACCGTATAGGCAATACTCGGCTTGTCCATTGTATGTAATGACTCAAAAAAAGAGGCGGGTAGTGGTGTTATTGGTTCCGGGAAATACAAACCGCCATCGGGGGCAATACTCTGTAAAACGGCTTCCCGAAACCCGACGCGGTGTTGTTTGTTCGTAAGACTATAATAGTTCATAATACTGTTTTTAACCGTTAATTAATTGTACTCCCCGGGTTGCAACCGGCGATACGTAAACTTCAAAGGGTATTCCGGTTTCGGTATATTTTTGTTCCAATGCAAAAGCTACTTTATGAGCTGTTTCAAGACCTTTATTTAAAGTGAAAACAGAAGGTCCTGATCCGGAGATTCCGACGCCT from Flavobacterium sp. WV_118_3 harbors:
- the thrC gene encoding threonine synthase, with translation MNYYSLTNKQHRVGFREAVLQSIAPDGGLYFPEPITPLPASFFESLHTMDKPSIAYTVLAPFIGDAIPEKELQQIINETFSFDFPVVPIEQDIYTLELFHGPTLAFKDVGARFMSRCLAYFNRENDRKTTVLVATSGDTGGAVANGFLGIKNVDVVVLYPKGKVSAIQEAQLTTLGQNIRALEVQGSFDDCQAMVKKAFQDSDLKTKNLTSANSINVARWLPQMCYFFFAYKILQKTGKPLYVSCPSGNFGNIGAGMLAKKLGLPIAHFIAATNANDTVPRYLDNGIYQPKATISTVSNAMDVSDPSNFIRIQELYAHDLNQLKKDFSSYTFSDTETRIAMESVFQKVRYSMDPHGAVGYLGLQKKIAHNPDITGLFLETAHPVKFLDTVQSYLNHGILIPESLQQMMDKPKQSIPIRNYEALKDYLRH